The following coding sequences are from one Paraburkholderia caballeronis window:
- a CDS encoding winged helix-turn-helix domain-containing protein, with translation MPIAAARTLHLAAQGLIAPPRRKATKDDVLDAIRRMAQLQIDTIHVVARSPYFVLFSRVGAYDPQWLDQHLAAGRLFEYWSHEACFVPIDDYRLLRHRMLDPAGMGWKYAADWHAKHQQEIDALLARIRESGPVRSADFARAAGDKGNGWWDWKPEKRHLEVLFTTGELMVAERRNFQRVYDVAERVLPGWNDARDLPPRADAERELLIRTCRALGIVRADWVADYYRLPRRPYTDALHALADAGELRPVRVEGWKLDAFVHRDLAASIDDAENGKLVSTVTTLLSPFDPVVWDRKRANALFGFDYAIECYVPAAKRKYGYFVLPILSRGRLVGRVDAKAHRAQQVFELKSLHLEPGVRVSGRLAGDLRRALQRCADWHGTPQLEIGAAPPELAAALREA, from the coding sequence CTGCCGATCGCGGCCGCGCGCACGCTGCATCTCGCCGCGCAGGGGCTGATCGCGCCGCCGCGCCGCAAGGCGACGAAGGACGACGTGCTCGACGCGATCCGGCGCATGGCGCAATTGCAGATCGACACGATCCACGTGGTCGCGCGCAGCCCGTATTTCGTGCTGTTCAGCCGCGTCGGCGCATACGATCCGCAGTGGCTCGACCAGCATCTCGCGGCAGGCCGGCTGTTCGAATACTGGTCGCACGAAGCTTGTTTCGTGCCGATCGACGACTACCGGCTGCTGCGCCACCGGATGCTCGACCCGGCCGGCATGGGCTGGAAATACGCGGCCGACTGGCATGCGAAGCATCAGCAGGAGATCGACGCGCTGCTCGCGCGGATTCGCGAAAGCGGGCCGGTGCGTTCGGCCGACTTTGCGCGCGCGGCCGGCGACAAGGGCAATGGCTGGTGGGACTGGAAGCCGGAGAAGCGGCACCTCGAAGTGCTGTTCACGACCGGCGAGCTGATGGTGGCGGAGCGGCGCAACTTTCAGCGCGTGTACGACGTCGCCGAACGGGTGCTGCCCGGCTGGAACGATGCACGCGATCTGCCGCCGCGCGCGGACGCCGAACGGGAACTGCTGATCCGCACGTGCCGCGCGCTAGGCATCGTGCGCGCGGACTGGGTCGCCGACTATTACCGGCTGCCGCGTCGTCCGTATACGGATGCGCTGCACGCGCTCGCGGACGCCGGCGAACTGAGGCCGGTGCGCGTCGAGGGCTGGAAGCTCGATGCGTTCGTGCATCGCGACCTCGCCGCGTCGATCGACGACGCGGAGAACGGCAAGCTGGTTTCGACGGTGACAACACTGCTGTCGCCGTTCGATCCGGTCGTGTGGGACCGCAAGCGCGCGAACGCGCTGTTCGGCTTCGACTATGCGATCGAATGTTATGTGCCGGCCGCGAAGCGCAAGTACGGCTACTTCGTGCTGCCGATCCTGAGCCGGGGTCGGCTTGTCGGACGCGTCGATGCGAAAGCGCATCGCGCGCAGCAGGTGTTCGAACTGAAATCGCTGCATCTGGAGCCGGGCGTGCGCGTCAGCGGACGGCTCGCCGGCGATCTGCGGCGCGCGTTGCAGCGGTGCGCGGACTGGCACGGCACGCCGCAACTGGAGATCGGCGCAGCGCCGCCGGAACTCGCGGCGGCGCTGCGCGAAGCCTGA
- a CDS encoding fumarylacetoacetate hydrolase family protein encodes MKRGRVAYAGAIHEATPDGDRVRLADGRVRDEHEVVWLPPFEPGTIFALGLNYAEHAKELQFSKQEEPLVFLKGPGGVIGHRGDTRRPADVTFMHYECELAVVIGRVARNVKRADAMQYVAGYTIANDYAIRDYLENYYRPNLRVKNRDGGTVLGPWLVDAADVADVGSLELRTWVNGELKQRGNTRDLVTGIPELIEYLSGFMTLAPGDVILTGTPEGVVNVNAGDEVACEIDGLGRLVNTIASDADFARG; translated from the coding sequence ATGAAACGCGGCCGCGTCGCCTATGCAGGCGCGATCCACGAAGCGACGCCGGACGGCGACCGCGTGCGGCTCGCGGACGGCCGCGTCCGCGACGAACACGAGGTCGTGTGGCTGCCGCCGTTCGAGCCCGGCACGATCTTCGCGCTCGGCCTCAACTACGCGGAACACGCGAAGGAGCTTCAGTTTTCGAAGCAGGAAGAGCCACTGGTGTTCCTGAAGGGACCGGGCGGCGTGATCGGCCATCGCGGTGATACGCGGCGTCCGGCCGACGTCACGTTCATGCACTACGAGTGCGAACTGGCGGTCGTGATCGGCCGCGTCGCGCGCAACGTGAAGCGCGCGGACGCGATGCAATACGTCGCCGGCTATACGATCGCGAACGACTACGCGATCCGCGACTACCTCGAAAACTACTACCGCCCGAACCTGCGGGTAAAAAACCGCGACGGCGGCACCGTGCTCGGCCCGTGGCTCGTCGATGCGGCGGACGTCGCCGACGTCGGCTCGCTCGAACTGCGCACATGGGTCAACGGCGAACTGAAGCAGCGCGGCAACACGCGCGACCTCGTCACCGGCATTCCCGAACTGATCGAATACCTGAGCGGCTTCATGACGCTCGCGCCCGGCGACGTGATCCTGACCGGCACGCCGGAAGGCGTCGTCAACGTAAACGCCGGCGACGAAGTGGCGTGCGAGATCGACGGCCTCGGCCGTCTCGTGAACACGATCGCGTCGGACGCCGACTTCGCGCGCGGCTGA
- a CDS encoding DedA family protein/thiosulfate sulfurtransferase GlpE, with protein MLHDLVAQYGPALVFANVLAGSLGLPVPAMPALVLFGAMAAMHPGSIGQQVAPVLVLSIFATLIGDSVWFLAGRLYGGNTLNTLCRLSLSRDTCVKKTERFFGRWGVRVLAVAKFIPGLSIVSVPMAGAMGTPYRQFLTFDGIGAALWAGTGLAIGVLFAPQIDMLMAGASHLGRMTAVVVAVLLLLYAAWRWQRRRQLLKKLANARITVDDLHRAMQNQPPPVVFDIRSHEKRKLDPYIIPGALFADERQLDEIVSKYPPDRKLVIYCSCPNEVSAAWMAKQLAEAGFADVVPLLGGIDAWRDAGRTLEPLIAHPAAEVPVDVSPKPV; from the coding sequence ATGCTACATGACCTCGTCGCGCAATATGGGCCTGCGCTGGTGTTCGCGAACGTGCTGGCCGGATCGCTCGGACTGCCCGTGCCGGCGATGCCCGCGCTCGTGCTGTTCGGCGCGATGGCCGCGATGCATCCGGGATCGATCGGCCAGCAGGTCGCGCCGGTGCTCGTGCTGTCGATCTTCGCGACGCTGATCGGCGACAGCGTGTGGTTCCTCGCGGGCCGGCTGTACGGCGGCAACACGCTGAACACGTTGTGCAGGCTGTCGCTGTCGCGCGATACCTGCGTGAAGAAGACCGAACGCTTCTTCGGCCGCTGGGGCGTGCGCGTGCTCGCGGTCGCGAAGTTCATTCCGGGGCTGTCGATCGTGTCCGTGCCGATGGCCGGCGCGATGGGCACGCCGTACCGGCAGTTCCTGACCTTCGACGGCATCGGCGCCGCGCTGTGGGCCGGCACCGGCCTCGCGATCGGCGTGCTGTTCGCGCCGCAGATCGACATGCTGATGGCCGGCGCAAGCCACCTCGGCCGCATGACGGCGGTCGTCGTCGCGGTGCTGCTGCTCCTCTATGCGGCGTGGCGCTGGCAGCGCCGCCGCCAGTTGCTCAAGAAGCTCGCGAACGCGCGCATCACCGTGGACGACCTGCATCGCGCGATGCAGAACCAGCCGCCGCCGGTCGTGTTCGACATCCGCTCGCACGAGAAGCGCAAGCTCGATCCGTACATCATTCCGGGCGCGCTGTTCGCGGACGAACGGCAGCTCGACGAGATCGTGTCGAAATACCCGCCCGACCGCAAGCTCGTGATCTACTGCTCGTGCCCGAACGAAGTGTCGGCCGCGTGGATGGCGAAGCAGCTTGCCGAAGCCGGCTTCGCCGACGTCGTGCCGCTGCTCGGCGGCATCGACGCGTGGCGCGACGCGGGCCGCACGCTCGAACCGCTCATCGCCCATCCGGCCGCCGAAGTCCCGGTCGACGTTTCGCCGAAACCCGTCTAG
- the hpaR gene encoding homoprotocatechuate degradation operon regulator HpaR, with translation MLLLRAREKMMERFRPLITAHGLTEQQWRVIRALNESGPLEPRQISDLCTISSPSMAGVLARMETLGLVTKERFADDQRRVLVTLTKKSHQLVKAISKELEARYSALEREVGPEVVERVYRAIDDLLAGLE, from the coding sequence ATGCTGCTGCTGCGCGCCCGCGAAAAAATGATGGAGCGCTTTCGCCCGCTGATCACCGCGCACGGGCTCACCGAGCAGCAGTGGCGCGTGATTCGCGCGTTGAACGAAAGCGGGCCGCTGGAGCCGCGGCAGATTTCCGACCTGTGCACGATATCGAGTCCGAGCATGGCGGGCGTGCTCGCACGGATGGAGACGCTTGGACTCGTCACGAAGGAACGCTTCGCTGACGACCAGCGGCGCGTGCTCGTCACGCTGACGAAGAAGAGCCATCAGCTCGTGAAGGCGATTTCGAAGGAGCTGGAGGCGCGGTATAGCGCGCTGGAGCGGGAGGTCGGGCCGGAGGTGGTGGAGCGCGTGTATCGCGCGATCGACGATCTGCTGGCCGGGCTCGAATGA
- the hpaE gene encoding 5-carboxymethyl-2-hydroxymuconate semialdehyde dehydrogenase translates to MRIEHLIDGRAHASRDYFETVNPATQGVLAEVARGGADEIALAVAAAKDAFPAWAAKPASERAKLIRRLGELIAKNVPEIAQTETNDTGQTISQTGKQLVPRAADNFSYFAEVCTAVDGHTYPTATHLNYTLFHPVGVCALISPWNVPFMTATWKVAPCLAFGNTAVLKMSELSPLTASMLGRLALEAGIPAGVLNVVHGYGKEAGEPLVAHPDVRAVSFTGSTATGNRIVQAAGLKKFSMELGGKSPFVIFDDADFERALDAAVFMIFSNNGERCTAGSRILVQRSIYATFAERFVERAKRVAVGDPLDEKTIVGPMISPAHLAKVRSYIELGPKEGATLACGGLDMPTLPDALKHGNFVAPTVFVDVDNRMRIAQEEIFGPVACLIPFDDEADAIRLSNDIAYGLSSYVWTGDAGRAHRVAAAIEAGMCFVNSQNVRDLRQPFGGTKASGVGREGGTWSYEVFLEPKNVCLSLGSHHIPRWGV, encoded by the coding sequence ATGCGAATCGAACATCTGATCGACGGCCGCGCGCACGCGTCGCGCGACTACTTCGAAACCGTGAACCCGGCCACGCAAGGCGTGCTCGCCGAAGTCGCGCGCGGCGGCGCGGACGAAATCGCGCTGGCGGTCGCTGCCGCGAAGGACGCGTTTCCCGCGTGGGCCGCGAAACCCGCGAGCGAACGCGCGAAGCTGATCCGCCGCCTCGGCGAACTGATCGCGAAGAACGTGCCGGAAATCGCGCAGACGGAGACCAACGACACCGGCCAGACAATCTCGCAGACCGGCAAGCAACTGGTGCCGCGCGCGGCCGACAACTTCAGCTACTTCGCGGAAGTCTGCACGGCGGTGGACGGCCACACCTACCCGACCGCGACGCACCTGAACTACACGCTGTTCCATCCGGTCGGCGTGTGCGCGCTGATCTCGCCGTGGAACGTGCCGTTCATGACCGCGACGTGGAAGGTCGCGCCGTGTCTCGCGTTCGGCAACACGGCGGTGCTGAAGATGAGCGAGCTGTCGCCGCTCACCGCGTCGATGCTCGGCCGGCTCGCGCTCGAAGCGGGCATCCCGGCCGGCGTGCTGAACGTCGTGCACGGTTACGGCAAGGAGGCCGGCGAGCCGCTCGTCGCGCATCCGGACGTGCGCGCGGTGTCGTTCACCGGCTCGACCGCGACCGGCAACCGCATCGTGCAGGCCGCGGGCCTGAAGAAGTTTTCGATGGAACTCGGCGGCAAGTCGCCGTTCGTGATCTTCGACGACGCCGACTTCGAACGCGCGCTCGACGCGGCCGTGTTCATGATCTTCTCGAACAACGGCGAACGCTGCACGGCCGGCTCGCGCATCCTCGTGCAGCGGTCGATCTACGCGACGTTCGCGGAACGCTTCGTCGAGCGCGCGAAGCGCGTCGCGGTCGGCGATCCGCTCGACGAAAAGACGATCGTCGGGCCGATGATCTCGCCCGCGCATCTCGCGAAGGTGCGCAGCTACATCGAACTCGGGCCGAAGGAAGGCGCGACGCTCGCGTGCGGCGGGCTCGATATGCCCACGCTGCCCGACGCGCTGAAGCACGGCAACTTCGTCGCGCCGACCGTGTTCGTCGACGTGGACAACCGGATGCGGATCGCGCAGGAGGAAATCTTCGGCCCGGTGGCGTGCCTGATTCCGTTCGACGACGAAGCCGATGCGATCCGGCTGTCGAACGACATCGCGTACGGGCTGTCGAGCTACGTGTGGACCGGAGACGCGGGCCGCGCGCACCGCGTCGCCGCCGCGATCGAAGCCGGCATGTGTTTCGTGAACAGCCAGAACGTGCGCGACCTGCGCCAGCCGTTCGGCGGCACCAAGGCGTCCGGCGTCGGCCGCGAAGGCGGCACGTGGAGCTACGAGGTGTTTCTCGAACCGAAGAACGTCTGCCTGTCGCTCGGCTCGCATCACATTCCGCGCTGGGGCGTGTGA
- a CDS encoding FAD-dependent oxidoreductase, whose protein sequence is MDTIIDADTRHADTQPPPADAPFSTIATRRHQMFPVLADDEIDRLRRFGEIGHWREGDLLFRTGEAGPGMFVLLSGMVKIFQRDGLGRERLIAVHGRGVFLAEVGQLSGGPALVDGVALEPVDALLIRPEQLRAAIVAEAELGERIVRSLILRRVSLIEKGAGGPILVGRHDDPALLALQGFLSRNAHPYSVLDERDESMRCVIDRFAARPEDLPLVICPDGSVLHHPAAPELATCLGLLPELDGSRVYDVAVVGAGPAGLATAVYAASEGLSVIVLDARAPGGQAGASSRIENYLGFPTGISGQALAGRAFVQAQKFGAHIAIPVKVKSLRCDAYPRRLETGSGSVCAHTVVIASGAVYRRPALTGLDRLEGRGIYYWASPVEAKLCKQENVVLVGGGNSAGQAIVYLSSHVRHIDVLIRKSGFESTMSRYLIDRIASLPNVSVHPRAEIGALDEDDAGLASIRLKSPGADGTRQFDARHLFLFTGANPNTDWLSSCGVALDANGFVLTGNGPGGSTCDLATSVEGVYAIGDARAGSTKRVAAAVGEGAAVVSQIHQLLAAMTSEAATARA, encoded by the coding sequence ATGGACACGATCATCGACGCCGACACCCGTCACGCGGACACGCAGCCGCCGCCGGCCGACGCGCCGTTCTCGACGATCGCGACGCGCCGCCACCAGATGTTCCCGGTGCTGGCCGACGACGAGATCGACCGGTTGCGCCGCTTCGGCGAAATCGGGCACTGGCGCGAAGGCGACCTGCTGTTCCGCACCGGCGAAGCCGGCCCCGGCATGTTCGTGCTGCTGTCCGGCATGGTGAAGATTTTCCAGCGCGACGGACTCGGGCGCGAACGGCTGATCGCGGTGCACGGGCGCGGCGTGTTTCTCGCGGAAGTCGGGCAACTGTCCGGCGGACCCGCGCTCGTCGACGGCGTCGCGCTCGAACCGGTCGACGCGCTCTTGATCCGGCCCGAGCAACTGCGCGCGGCGATCGTCGCGGAAGCCGAACTCGGCGAGCGGATCGTGCGCTCGCTGATCCTGCGCCGCGTGTCGCTGATCGAAAAAGGCGCGGGCGGCCCGATCCTCGTCGGCCGGCACGACGACCCCGCGCTGCTGGCGCTGCAAGGCTTCCTGTCGCGCAACGCGCATCCGTACTCGGTGCTCGACGAACGCGACGAAAGCATGCGCTGCGTGATCGACCGCTTCGCCGCGCGGCCCGAAGACCTGCCGCTCGTGATCTGTCCGGACGGCTCGGTGCTGCACCATCCTGCCGCGCCCGAACTCGCGACCTGCCTCGGCCTGCTGCCCGAACTCGACGGCAGCCGCGTGTACGACGTCGCGGTGGTCGGCGCGGGACCGGCGGGGCTGGCGACCGCCGTTTACGCGGCATCGGAAGGCCTGTCGGTGATCGTGCTCGACGCGCGCGCCCCCGGCGGCCAGGCCGGCGCGAGTTCGCGGATCGAAAACTATCTCGGCTTTCCGACCGGCATCTCGGGCCAGGCGCTCGCCGGCCGGGCGTTCGTGCAGGCGCAGAAGTTCGGCGCGCACATCGCGATTCCGGTGAAGGTGAAGTCGCTGCGCTGCGACGCGTATCCACGCCGGCTCGAAACGGGCAGCGGCAGCGTGTGCGCGCATACGGTCGTGATCGCGAGCGGCGCGGTGTACCGGCGGCCCGCGCTGACCGGCCTCGACCGCCTCGAAGGGCGCGGCATCTATTACTGGGCGTCGCCGGTCGAAGCGAAGCTGTGCAAGCAGGAGAACGTCGTGCTGGTCGGCGGTGGCAATTCGGCGGGCCAGGCGATCGTCTATCTGTCGTCGCACGTGCGCCATATCGACGTGCTGATCCGCAAGAGCGGCTTCGAATCGACGATGTCGCGCTACCTGATCGACCGCATCGCGTCGCTGCCGAACGTGAGCGTGCATCCGCGCGCCGAGATCGGCGCGCTCGACGAGGACGACGCGGGCCTCGCGTCGATCCGCCTGAAGTCGCCGGGCGCGGACGGCACCCGCCAGTTCGATGCACGCCATCTGTTCCTGTTCACCGGCGCGAATCCGAACACCGACTGGCTCAGCAGCTGCGGCGTCGCGCTCGACGCGAACGGCTTCGTGCTGACTGGCAACGGCCCCGGCGGATCGACGTGCGATCTCGCGACGTCGGTCGAAGGCGTGTACGCGATCGGCGATGCGCGCGCCGGCTCGACGAAGCGCGTCGCGGCGGCCGTCGGCGAAGGCGCGGCGGTCGTTTCGCAGATCCATCAACTGCTGGCCGCGATGACCAGCGAAGCGGCGACCGCCCGTGCGTGA
- a CDS encoding porin: MKLRKTRNTVLAALLAAGPAAASAQSSVTLYGRLDGGIEYLNHIANGNGGSSSRWSAEGGDWGTSMLGLRGAEDLGGGLSALFNLETALQIMNGTTGGGRLFSRRAYVGLKDETWGQLQAGRNLFIDSDGVWEFDPFVQQAVSSASLVRGRNWQQTSNNVEYHSPVFHGFDVQGQYAFGNQPGNFNAGAPGEFGRSNGIMLSYHSNLFDLRGIYDELRDSSGRLSNIFTASREYFVGANVRVQKFKIQAAYTHYAAPDTPTGLADSADHYWLGATYQATANWAVTAAGFYIRVGDGEGDVAHDPSSHAMLYALGTTYNLSRRTFLYGTVAYVRNSANGTFSVFATPRDADPGTSPMAGQSQTGAYVGMMHLF; this comes from the coding sequence ATGAAACTGCGCAAAACCCGCAACACCGTTCTCGCCGCGTTGCTCGCGGCCGGACCCGCCGCCGCCTCCGCCCAATCGAGCGTCACGCTGTATGGCCGCCTCGACGGCGGCATCGAATACCTGAACCACATCGCGAACGGCAACGGCGGCAGCTCGTCCCGCTGGAGCGCCGAAGGCGGCGACTGGGGCACCAGCATGCTCGGCCTGCGCGGCGCCGAAGACCTCGGCGGCGGCCTCTCCGCGCTGTTCAACCTGGAAACCGCGTTGCAGATAATGAACGGCACGACCGGCGGCGGCCGCCTGTTCTCGCGGCGCGCCTACGTCGGCCTGAAAGACGAAACGTGGGGGCAATTGCAGGCCGGCCGCAACCTGTTCATCGACAGCGACGGCGTATGGGAATTCGATCCGTTCGTGCAGCAGGCGGTGTCGTCCGCGTCGCTCGTGCGCGGCCGCAACTGGCAGCAGACCAGCAACAACGTCGAATATCACAGCCCGGTCTTTCACGGTTTCGACGTGCAGGGGCAATACGCGTTCGGCAACCAGCCGGGCAACTTCAACGCGGGCGCGCCCGGCGAGTTCGGCCGCTCGAACGGCATCATGCTCAGTTATCACTCGAACCTGTTCGACCTGCGCGGCATCTACGACGAACTGCGCGATTCGAGCGGCCGGCTGAGCAACATCTTCACCGCATCGCGCGAATACTTCGTCGGCGCGAACGTGCGCGTGCAGAAGTTCAAGATCCAGGCGGCCTATACGCACTACGCGGCGCCCGATACGCCGACCGGCCTCGCCGACAGCGCCGATCACTACTGGCTCGGCGCGACCTACCAGGCGACGGCGAACTGGGCCGTCACCGCGGCGGGCTTCTACATCAGGGTCGGGGACGGCGAAGGCGACGTGGCGCACGATCCGTCGAGCCACGCGATGCTGTACGCGCTCGGCACGACCTACAACCTGAGCCGCCGCACGTTCCTGTACGGCACGGTCGCCTATGTGCGCAACAGCGCGAACGGCACGTTCTCGGTGTTCGCGACGCCGCGCGATGCGGACCCGGGCACGAGTCCGATGGCCGGCCAGTCGCAGACCGGCGCTTACGTCGGGATGATGCATCTGTTCTGA
- a CDS encoding methyl-accepting chemotaxis protein — translation MRNNQPVSQQEYDYPADQMLVSATDLKGRIQYCNPAFVSVSGYTKEELIGEPHNIIRHPDMPREAFADMWDTIRAGRPWTALVKNRRKNGDHYWVRANVTPVAERGQVVGYLSVRVKPSRDEIRSAEGLYTKLREGRLRGHQLRRGEVVRTGAAGAIASLLRIPVATRAAIGYAAIPVALAVAAFASWQGVPPAPFWIAFAVASACSAFAWLQTAGHLRTPLHQISAVSARMAAGDLTAQMAVASRDDLGDVLQALNQLQANLTAIVFDVRSQIDGMLTAAREISSGNVDLARRTELQAASLEETAATMEQLTTTVQANADASTRALDLARDAQAAAAEGGSIAGQVEQTMVGITDASRRIADITGVIDGIAFQTNILALNAAVEAARAGEAGRSFAVVAGEVRMLAQRCAASAKEIKQVVEESVTEIAQGTELVARTTAQMRNIDEAVSRVSSIIVEVANASGEQAEGIRQVNQAVSHLDSATQQNAALVEQAAATAQRLADQADVLDEAVRLFSVGGTPTVARASTASAPRRRTDPVAA, via the coding sequence ATGCGCAACAACCAGCCTGTCTCACAGCAGGAATACGACTATCCGGCTGACCAGATGCTCGTCTCGGCGACCGACCTGAAAGGCCGCATCCAGTACTGCAATCCCGCTTTCGTCTCCGTATCCGGCTACACGAAGGAAGAACTGATCGGCGAGCCGCACAACATCATCCGTCACCCGGACATGCCGCGCGAAGCGTTCGCGGACATGTGGGACACGATACGCGCGGGCCGCCCATGGACCGCGCTCGTGAAGAACCGCCGCAAGAACGGCGACCACTACTGGGTCCGCGCGAACGTCACGCCGGTCGCGGAGCGCGGCCAGGTGGTCGGTTATCTGAGCGTGCGCGTGAAGCCGTCGCGCGACGAGATCCGCAGCGCCGAGGGGCTGTACACGAAGCTGCGCGAAGGCCGTCTGCGCGGCCACCAGCTACGCCGCGGCGAAGTCGTGCGCACCGGTGCCGCCGGCGCGATCGCGTCGCTGCTGCGCATCCCGGTCGCGACGCGCGCGGCGATCGGCTACGCGGCGATCCCGGTCGCGCTCGCGGTCGCCGCGTTCGCGTCGTGGCAGGGCGTGCCGCCCGCGCCGTTCTGGATCGCATTCGCGGTCGCGAGCGCATGCAGCGCGTTCGCGTGGCTGCAAACCGCCGGGCATCTGCGCACGCCGCTGCATCAGATTTCGGCGGTGTCGGCGCGGATGGCCGCCGGCGACCTCACCGCGCAGATGGCCGTCGCGAGCCGCGACGATCTCGGCGACGTGCTGCAGGCGCTGAACCAGTTGCAGGCGAACCTCACCGCGATCGTGTTCGACGTGCGCTCGCAGATCGACGGCATGCTGACCGCCGCACGCGAGATATCGAGCGGCAACGTCGACCTCGCGCGGCGCACCGAGTTGCAGGCGGCGTCGCTCGAAGAAACCGCCGCGACGATGGAGCAACTGACGACCACCGTGCAGGCCAACGCGGACGCGAGCACGCGCGCGCTCGACCTGGCCCGCGACGCGCAGGCCGCGGCGGCCGAAGGCGGCTCGATCGCGGGACAGGTCGAGCAGACGATGGTCGGCATCACCGATGCGTCGCGCCGGATCGCGGACATCACCGGCGTGATCGACGGCATCGCGTTCCAGACCAACATCCTCGCGCTGAACGCGGCGGTCGAAGCCGCGCGCGCGGGCGAGGCGGGCCGCTCGTTCGCGGTGGTCGCCGGCGAGGTGCGGATGCTCGCGCAACGCTGCGCGGCATCGGCGAAGGAGATCAAGCAGGTCGTCGAGGAGAGCGTCACCGAGATCGCGCAAGGCACCGAACTGGTCGCGCGCACCACCGCGCAGATGCGCAACATCGACGAAGCGGTGAGCCGCGTGTCGTCGATCATCGTCGAGGTCGCGAACGCGAGCGGCGAACAGGCCGAAGGCATCCGCCAGGTGAATCAGGCGGTGTCGCATCTCGACAGCGCGACGCAGCAGAACGCGGCGCTCGTCGAGCAGGCCGCCGCGACCGCCCAGCGGCTCGCGGACCAGGCGGACGTGCTCGACGAAGCGGTGCGGCTCTTCAGTGTCGGCGGCACGCCGACGGTCGCGCGGGCTTCGACGGCCTCCGCGCCGCGCCGGCGCACCGACCCGGTCGCGGCGTGA
- a CDS encoding thioredoxin family protein, whose amino-acid sequence MSTPAPYATTAPTRAEIDSLAGLAVLEFGTDWCGYCRGAQPLIAEAFAPHADVRHLKVEDGPGRPLGRSFRVKLWPTLVFLRDGAEVARVVRPTNAAELADAFAALAPNA is encoded by the coding sequence ATGAGTACCCCCGCCCCCTATGCCACGACCGCGCCGACGCGCGCCGAAATCGATTCGCTCGCCGGCCTCGCGGTGCTGGAGTTCGGCACCGACTGGTGCGGCTACTGCCGCGGCGCGCAGCCGCTGATTGCCGAAGCGTTCGCGCCGCACGCCGACGTGCGGCATCTCAAGGTCGAAGACGGTCCGGGCCGCCCGCTCGGCCGCTCGTTCCGCGTGAAGTTATGGCCGACGCTCGTGTTCCTGCGCGACGGCGCGGAAGTCGCGCGCGTCGTGCGCCCGACGAACGCGGCCGAACTCGCGGACGCCTTCGCCGCGCTCGCTCCGAACGCGTAA
- a CDS encoding fumarylacetoacetate hydrolase family protein → MFSVADHLLHVEGEPLPRDVDAASARAALAAGVRCRAPVSGAVYGTLLNDRDALAALGDAVNAAPYKAPPKAPILYLKPRNTLAGHRARVDVPDDENGVQVGASLGIVIGRTASRVAKADAFDYIAGYTLVADLCVPHDNVYRPSVRFRARDRFCVIGPAVLAKRHVAHPDALPIAVGIEGRPTFTASTATSIRGVAQLLADVTDFMTLAAGDVLTLGVPHRAPVAHAGEHATLTLADWPPLDIAFVAAREGAEP, encoded by the coding sequence ATGTTTTCCGTAGCCGATCATCTGCTGCACGTCGAAGGCGAGCCGCTGCCGCGCGACGTCGATGCGGCATCCGCACGCGCGGCGCTCGCGGCCGGCGTGCGTTGCCGCGCGCCGGTGAGCGGCGCGGTGTACGGCACGCTGCTGAACGACCGCGACGCGCTCGCCGCGCTGGGCGACGCGGTCAACGCCGCGCCATACAAGGCACCGCCGAAAGCGCCGATCCTGTATCTGAAGCCGCGCAACACGCTCGCCGGCCATCGCGCGCGGGTCGACGTGCCGGACGACGAGAACGGCGTACAGGTCGGCGCGTCGCTCGGCATCGTGATCGGGCGAACCGCGTCGCGCGTCGCGAAGGCCGACGCGTTCGACTATATCGCCGGCTATACGCTGGTCGCGGACCTGTGCGTGCCGCACGACAACGTGTATCGCCCGTCGGTGCGCTTTCGCGCGCGCGACCGCTTCTGCGTGATCGGCCCCGCGGTGCTCGCGAAGCGCCACGTCGCCCATCCCGACGCGCTGCCGATCGCGGTCGGCATCGAAGGCCGCCCGACGTTTACCGCCAGCACCGCGACGTCGATACGCGGCGTCGCGCAACTGCTCGCGGACGTGACCGACTTCATGACGCTCGCGGCCGGCGACGTGCTGACGCTCGGCGTCCCGCACCGCGCGCCGGTCGCGCATGCGGGCGAGCACGCGACGCTGACCCTCGCGGACTGGCCGCCGCTCGACATCGCGTTCGTCGCCGCGCGCGAAGGAGCCGAACCATGA